A single window of uncultured Pseudodesulfovibrio sp. DNA harbors:
- a CDS encoding branched-chain amino acid ABC transporter substrate-binding protein has product MKRLLVLVVALAALGLLLAGCGGEEKKAEQILKIGTMSPLTGPYAADGNDIRQGTEIAVEVIKAQGGIPGFTDIQVFPQDTACDPKQAVAAANKLINEQVTGVVGSYCSSSTIPASETLAEENIIMITPGSTNPKVTERGLPYMFRTCGRDDHQAPAAVKFMKDVENVKSVFIVDDKTTYSQGLAEGVATAAAASDIVVLEHDHVNQGDKDFSAVLTKVKAANPDLFYISLQNSATGALMVIQAKRMGINAILMGQDAVYHPKLIEIAKGDSDGMYCTFGAIDKDAPKYVEFLTKYKEKTGNEPGAYSAYSFDSAMAYMLAVKAAGTTEPSKVREELLKLDFTGASKQLNYVENGDSGSNYTVYKVIDGEFTPYWNSLTGEKY; this is encoded by the coding sequence ATGAAACGTTTACTCGTACTGGTAGTGGCTTTGGCTGCTCTTGGTCTGCTGCTGGCGGGCTGCGGCGGGGAAGAGAAGAAAGCCGAACAAATTCTCAAGATTGGTACCATGTCCCCACTGACTGGTCCGTATGCTGCTGATGGTAATGATATTCGTCAAGGCACCGAGATTGCAGTTGAAGTTATCAAGGCTCAGGGCGGTATCCCCGGATTTACAGATATTCAGGTGTTCCCTCAAGATACGGCGTGCGATCCCAAGCAGGCAGTGGCTGCCGCAAACAAGCTCATCAACGAGCAAGTTACGGGCGTTGTCGGTTCATATTGTTCCAGCTCCACTATTCCCGCTTCCGAGACACTGGCTGAAGAAAATATTATTATGATTACTCCGGGTTCCACGAATCCCAAGGTGACCGAACGCGGCTTGCCATACATGTTCCGTACCTGTGGTCGTGATGACCATCAGGCTCCGGCAGCTGTCAAATTTATGAAGGATGTTGAAAACGTGAAGTCTGTCTTCATTGTTGACGACAAAACCACATATTCACAGGGACTTGCTGAAGGTGTTGCCACCGCTGCAGCCGCTTCAGACATCGTTGTTTTGGAACATGACCATGTGAATCAGGGCGATAAAGATTTTTCAGCTGTGCTGACCAAGGTTAAAGCCGCTAATCCAGACTTATTTTATATCTCCTTGCAGAACTCCGCCACTGGTGCGCTCATGGTCATTCAGGCCAAGCGCATGGGCATCAATGCCATTTTGATGGGACAGGACGCTGTATATCATCCTAAACTTATCGAAATTGCCAAGGGTGATTCCGACGGGATGTATTGTACCTTTGGCGCAATTGACAAGGATGCTCCGAAATATGTCGAGTTCCTGACCAAGTACAAGGAAAAGACCGGCAACGAGCCTGGCGCATACTCCGCTTATTCCTTTGACTCGGCCATGGCATATATGCTGGCAGTCAAGGCCGCAGGTACAACAGAGCCCTCCAAGGTTCGCGAAGAACTGTTGAAGCTCGATTTTACCGGCGCTTCCAAGCAGCTTAACTACGTGGAAAATGGCGATTCCGGCTCCAATTATACCGTGTACAAAGTTATCGACGGCGAGTTTACTCCATACTGGAACTCACTGACCGGCGAAAAGTACTAA
- a CDS encoding diguanylate cyclase, producing the protein MSTEKHPTHRPKARYKAFYILSVLALATLFCISFGVIYTLIVSPPDKPETMMRMVYLIMVGGFFILAAQALLILKRVMSVMDCDATTAGEMAERLEQLAVLDDLTKAYNRGKFESVTTRELANVRRYQHQLSGIIFDVDNFKAINEDHGYSTGDRLLANLAHYVNGKLRNNDFLFRWRGGKFIILAPHTELDKAALVAEKLRQIISHKLFGGKIKMSISLGVAQAETEDTTDTFMQRLQAALAGAKNSGKNCVVINNGDTLLS; encoded by the coding sequence ATGAGTACAGAAAAGCACCCGACCCATAGGCCCAAGGCGCGGTATAAAGCGTTCTACATTCTGAGCGTCCTGGCTCTCGCCACCCTGTTCTGCATCTCTTTTGGCGTCATTTACACACTCATAGTCTCTCCACCGGATAAGCCGGAAACCATGATGCGCATGGTTTATTTGATAATGGTCGGAGGATTCTTCATCCTCGCGGCCCAAGCCCTATTAATTCTCAAACGCGTCATGTCGGTCATGGACTGCGATGCGACGACAGCCGGAGAAATGGCAGAACGTCTTGAACAACTGGCCGTTCTCGACGACCTAACCAAGGCATACAATCGAGGTAAATTCGAATCCGTCACCACACGAGAACTTGCAAATGTACGTCGATATCAACACCAACTGTCAGGTATCATTTTCGATGTGGACAATTTCAAAGCCATCAATGAAGACCACGGATACAGCACTGGCGACCGACTTCTGGCCAATCTGGCCCACTACGTCAATGGCAAACTCCGAAATAACGATTTCCTCTTCCGGTGGCGTGGTGGAAAGTTTATAATTCTTGCTCCACATACCGAACTCGACAAGGCCGCTCTGGTCGCAGAGAAGCTCCGCCAGATCATTTCTCACAAACTTTTTGGCGGAAAAATCAAGATGTCCATATCCCTTGGCGTAGCCCAAGCAGAGACCGAGGACACGACAGACACTTTCATGCAGCGTCTTCAAGCCGCACTGGCTGGCGCCAAGAACTCGGGCAAGAACTGTGTCGTCATCAATAATGGAGATACCCTCCTATCATGA
- a CDS encoding branched-chain amino acid ABC transporter permease, with translation MTIRESKKLWIGCGVGLIWFLILLWPLLGITPEGLEFGKTFKVFGYVAVAAVFIMFFYQVKEAGHLDMVGTPLKSATGIFEQVYEKTPRWVLLSIVLVLAIIFPLVTGRYAHDVSISVLIYICLGLGLNIVVGLAGLLDLGYIAFYGVGAYTYALMSLHFGLSFWLCLPISALTAAIAGCIIGYPTLRMRGDYLAIVTLGFGEIVRLILNNWMALTNGPNGILSIPRPELFGFNFKPLWSMYYVILAIAVFTILAVYRLNYSRIGRAWEAIREDETAAELMGVNTFLLKLLAYAMGATFAGFAGAFFAARMKFVGPESFSFLESAMVLAMVVLGGMGSIPGVILGVLVLVALPEMFRGLELYRMLVFGGVMTLMMLIRPAGIWPAKRVGRRSEEAE, from the coding sequence TTGACGATACGCGAGTCTAAAAAATTATGGATAGGCTGCGGTGTCGGCCTGATTTGGTTCCTTATTCTGTTGTGGCCGTTGCTCGGCATCACACCAGAGGGGCTGGAATTCGGAAAGACGTTCAAGGTCTTCGGATATGTGGCGGTGGCCGCAGTTTTCATTATGTTTTTTTATCAGGTCAAGGAAGCTGGTCATCTGGATATGGTGGGTACTCCCCTCAAATCCGCAACTGGAATTTTCGAGCAGGTTTATGAGAAAACACCTCGCTGGGTTTTGCTGTCCATTGTCCTTGTCCTTGCCATCATTTTCCCGTTGGTGACGGGCCGTTACGCCCATGATGTTTCCATTTCCGTGCTTATTTACATATGTCTCGGACTGGGGTTGAACATTGTTGTCGGGCTGGCCGGGTTGCTCGATCTCGGGTACATCGCTTTTTATGGTGTCGGTGCATATACCTATGCGTTGATGAGCCTGCATTTTGGGCTGTCATTCTGGCTGTGTTTGCCGATTTCAGCTCTGACTGCGGCTATTGCTGGTTGTATAATCGGGTATCCGACCTTGCGTATGCGTGGCGACTATTTGGCTATCGTTACTCTTGGGTTCGGTGAGATTGTCCGGCTTATCCTGAATAACTGGATGGCGTTGACCAACGGTCCCAACGGTATATTGTCCATCCCCCGACCCGAATTGTTTGGTTTTAATTTCAAGCCGCTCTGGTCCATGTATTATGTGATTTTGGCTATCGCGGTGTTTACCATTCTGGCAGTATACAGGTTGAACTATTCACGTATCGGGCGTGCTTGGGAAGCCATTCGCGAGGATGAGACCGCAGCAGAACTCATGGGCGTGAATACATTTCTTTTGAAGCTTTTGGCATACGCCATGGGGGCGACGTTCGCTGGTTTTGCCGGGGCGTTTTTTGCTGCACGCATGAAGTTTGTAGGGCCTGAATCTTTTTCCTTTCTGGAATCTGCAATGGTGCTCGCCATGGTCGTGCTTGGTGGCATGGGGTCCATCCCCGGTGTCATTCTTGGCGTCCTTGTCTTGGTGGCCTTGCCTGAGATGTTCCGTGGGCTGGAGTTGTATCGTATGCTCGTGTTCGGTGGTGTCATGACGCTCATGATGCTTATTCGTCCGGCTGGTATCTGGCCTGCAAAACGTGTCGGACGTCGTTCCGAAGAAGCGGAGTAA
- a CDS encoding branched-chain amino acid ABC transporter permease, protein MDLEFFIQQLINGITLGGVYALIALGYTMVYGIIQLINFAHGEFFAAGGYMGVILISYLAAQGLHPYACLAIALVLAMGYCALLAMAVEQLAYKPLRQASRLAALLSALGMSIFLQNGLMLTQGVYDKAYPTEITSGGFEWGLISVSYMQIFIVALTAVLLVGLNVLVFKTRIGRAMRATSQDKVMSALVGINSNRIIATTFAIGAGLAAAAGIMVGLYYGSVNYSMGFVPGIKAFAAAVLGGIGNITGALVGGLIIGMVEIFAAGYISGEYKDVFAFIILIAVLYFRPTGIMGENVDDTRV, encoded by the coding sequence ATGGATTTAGAATTTTTCATACAGCAGTTGATCAACGGGATTACTCTTGGCGGTGTCTACGCACTGATAGCCTTGGGGTATACCATGGTCTACGGCATCATTCAGCTCATTAACTTTGCTCACGGTGAATTCTTTGCTGCTGGCGGTTACATGGGCGTGATTTTGATTTCCTATTTGGCCGCACAAGGCCTGCACCCATATGCTTGTCTGGCTATCGCGCTGGTTCTGGCCATGGGATACTGCGCCTTGCTTGCAATGGCCGTGGAGCAGCTTGCCTACAAGCCGCTCAGACAGGCCTCTCGACTGGCCGCTCTTCTGTCTGCGCTTGGTATGTCCATTTTCTTGCAAAACGGCCTTATGCTTACTCAGGGCGTTTATGACAAGGCATATCCCACGGAGATTACTTCCGGTGGATTCGAATGGGGGTTGATTTCTGTTTCCTATATGCAGATTTTTATTGTGGCCTTGACCGCAGTTCTTCTGGTGGGGTTGAACGTGCTGGTCTTTAAGACCCGTATAGGACGCGCCATGCGTGCCACCTCACAGGACAAGGTCATGTCCGCGTTGGTGGGGATTAATTCCAATCGTATCATTGCCACTACCTTTGCGATCGGTGCGGGGTTGGCGGCGGCAGCGGGTATTATGGTCGGCCTGTATTATGGTTCGGTCAACTATTCCATGGGATTCGTTCCCGGAATCAAGGCTTTTGCCGCAGCCGTGCTCGGCGGTATCGGCAATATTACCGGCGCGCTTGTTGGCGGGCTGATTATTGGCATGGTTGAGATCTTTGCCGCCGGATATATTTCTGGTGAGTACAAAGACGTGTTCGCCTTTATTATCTTGATCGCCGTGCTGTATTTCCGACCCACCGGTATCATGGGAGAGAACGTTGACGATACGCGAGTCTAA
- a CDS encoding ABC transporter ATP-binding protein has product MANLILDDICVRFGGLQALTDVSFSLGKGEVVGLIGPNGAGKTTVFNVITGVYTASSGKVSYGGTTITGRRPYQVLSMGIARTFQNIRLFQNMTALENCMVAQHSRSKTGVIGAILRSPGQKREEARIVEKSQKALEFMGLGDISDEVASNLPYGHQRRLEIARALSSEPHTILLDEPAAGLNPAESLELMESIGHITDLGINVLMVEHDMKVVMGICNRIVVLDHGVMIAEGLPEEIQKNPDVIEAYLGQ; this is encoded by the coding sequence ATGGCAAATCTTATTCTTGACGACATATGTGTCCGATTCGGTGGGCTTCAAGCTTTGACCGACGTTTCCTTTTCCTTGGGCAAGGGGGAAGTGGTCGGGCTGATCGGACCCAACGGAGCGGGAAAAACGACCGTCTTCAATGTGATCACTGGTGTATATACAGCTTCGAGCGGCAAGGTGTCGTATGGTGGGACGACCATCACTGGACGCAGGCCGTATCAGGTCCTGTCCATGGGCATAGCTCGTACTTTTCAAAATATCAGGTTGTTTCAGAACATGACGGCTCTGGAAAACTGTATGGTGGCCCAGCATAGCCGGTCGAAAACAGGTGTTATTGGTGCTATCCTGCGCAGTCCGGGGCAGAAGCGTGAAGAGGCGCGGATTGTCGAGAAATCACAAAAGGCTCTGGAATTCATGGGGCTGGGCGATATCTCGGATGAAGTGGCTTCCAATCTGCCGTATGGGCATCAGCGGAGACTTGAAATAGCCCGCGCCTTGTCGAGTGAACCGCATACGATTTTGCTGGATGAACCTGCTGCGGGGTTGAATCCTGCAGAATCACTGGAGTTGATGGAGTCCATCGGCCATATCACCGACCTGGGCATTAATGTGCTTATGGTGGAGCACGATATGAAGGTCGTTATGGGTATATGCAACAGAATCGTTGTTCTTGATCATGGGGTAATGATTGCTGAAGGGTTGCCTGAAGAGATTCAGAAAAATCCTGACGTGATTGAAGCATATTTGGGCCAGTAG
- a CDS encoding EAL domain-containing protein, producing MPLNKRALIFKNTAARVILPSALMLFLFAGSIFFYFLPSLEHALMQSQKNVIKEITSSVIGSLAHLQTQIERGELTEEAAKATAKEMVKAMRYGPDFKDYFWISDMNAFMVMHPYIPEMDGQDLSNFQDMKGNLVFKNFAHIIREKGDGFVEYYWQWQDQPNQIAHKISYIREFKPWGWIIGTGLYTEDVAAEIATYRNRLAVVFLAILVIVTLLSLYIIQQMFLSEKKRSAIQNQRERLVRVLQESEERYRTIADFAYDWETWVDVNGSILYCSPASERITGYPPEQFFTTPELVRDIIIDDDLVSWDAYCVKANTDQGDSLDFRITSAHGETRWLGVVGRSVSGIGGKPLGIRFSFRDITDRKLMEDQLRHQALHDPLTNLANRTLCLDRIEQAMHRAKRRKNYFFSVVFLDLDRFKIINDSLGHRFGDMVLTETGVRLSEEMRGLDTVSRFGGDEFVLLLDELSSPGEAIRIIKRIREKMSKPFRFNGSEVQTTASFGIVLSPVVDIKPADVLQHANIAMHRAKEAGRNRFKVFTERMLETAVDLLTLENDMRRGLESNEFHLAYQPILNLDNSDLIGFEALARWRHPRRGNIPPSEFIPLAEESGLIIQLGEWVLRKALETLAQWRKESPGAENVYMSVNLSSKQFTRLELDKMVVKALKDHDLPPSCLQLEITESAIMDNTESAIRSLHRLRKAGIHFSIDDFGTGYSSLSQLQQLPVDTLKVDRAFISRMKTDPENMEIVRAVIALAHSLELNVIAEGVEDPDQLCSLMDLNCQCVQGFFFHEPMTNAKALELIERRTTQGSGSSLNKVAEAKLNCKKNNKHD from the coding sequence ATGCCATTAAACAAGCGCGCTTTGATCTTCAAAAACACGGCTGCTCGCGTCATTCTTCCTTCCGCTCTTATGCTTTTCCTTTTTGCAGGATCGATTTTCTTCTATTTTCTGCCTTCTCTGGAACACGCACTCATGCAATCTCAAAAGAACGTTATCAAGGAAATAACCAGTTCTGTCATTGGTTCGTTAGCTCATCTTCAAACCCAGATTGAACGCGGAGAATTGACCGAAGAGGCCGCAAAGGCAACGGCTAAAGAGATGGTCAAAGCCATGCGATATGGCCCAGACTTCAAAGATTATTTCTGGATATCTGACATGAACGCCTTCATGGTCATGCACCCATATATCCCTGAAATGGATGGACAGGATCTTTCTAATTTTCAGGACATGAAAGGCAACCTCGTCTTCAAAAACTTTGCTCATATCATCCGCGAAAAAGGCGACGGTTTTGTCGAATATTATTGGCAATGGCAGGACCAACCAAACCAAATAGCCCATAAAATTTCATATATCCGCGAATTCAAGCCATGGGGATGGATTATCGGGACAGGACTCTACACTGAGGACGTTGCGGCTGAAATTGCAACATATCGAAACAGGCTCGCTGTTGTTTTCCTTGCCATTCTCGTAATCGTCACCCTGCTCTCCCTGTACATCATTCAACAAATGTTCCTGTCTGAAAAAAAACGATCAGCCATTCAAAATCAACGGGAACGTCTAGTCCGTGTTCTTCAGGAAAGTGAGGAAAGATACAGAACCATTGCGGACTTTGCGTATGATTGGGAAACATGGGTCGATGTGAATGGTTCCATCCTCTATTGCTCTCCAGCCAGTGAACGCATCACCGGATATCCCCCTGAACAATTTTTCACCACCCCTGAACTTGTTCGTGACATCATCATTGATGACGATCTGGTCTCTTGGGATGCTTATTGCGTTAAAGCCAACACTGACCAAGGAGATTCTCTGGATTTTCGTATCACATCAGCACACGGCGAAACTCGATGGCTCGGAGTTGTGGGCAGGTCCGTATCCGGCATCGGGGGAAAGCCGTTGGGCATCCGATTCAGCTTTCGAGACATTACAGATCGTAAACTGATGGAAGACCAACTCAGACATCAGGCGCTGCATGATCCCCTCACCAATCTGGCCAACCGGACCCTCTGTCTGGATCGCATAGAGCAAGCCATGCACAGGGCCAAACGACGTAAAAACTACTTTTTTTCCGTTGTCTTTCTCGACCTTGATCGTTTCAAAATTATCAACGATTCTCTGGGGCATCGTTTCGGGGACATGGTTCTGACCGAAACGGGTGTCCGCTTGTCCGAAGAAATGCGAGGTCTGGACACTGTTTCCCGATTCGGCGGAGATGAATTTGTCCTTCTTCTCGATGAACTTTCCAGCCCTGGTGAGGCCATACGAATCATCAAACGCATCCGTGAAAAAATGTCCAAACCTTTCCGCTTCAACGGCAGTGAGGTACAGACAACAGCCAGCTTCGGCATTGTTTTAAGCCCCGTGGTCGACATCAAGCCAGCTGACGTACTCCAGCACGCCAACATCGCCATGCACCGCGCCAAAGAAGCCGGACGCAATCGATTTAAAGTCTTTACCGAGCGCATGTTGGAAACTGCCGTAGACCTACTGACACTCGAAAACGACATGCGCCGAGGACTTGAATCCAACGAATTTCATCTGGCCTATCAACCAATTTTGAATTTGGACAACTCTGATCTGATCGGATTTGAAGCACTGGCCAGATGGCGCCACCCAAGACGGGGCAATATACCCCCGTCAGAATTTATCCCTCTGGCTGAAGAATCAGGACTTATCATACAACTTGGAGAATGGGTCTTACGCAAGGCGTTAGAAACTCTTGCCCAATGGCGAAAGGAATCACCCGGTGCTGAGAATGTTTATATGTCTGTCAATCTCTCAAGTAAACAATTCACCCGACTCGAACTGGATAAAATGGTCGTTAAGGCACTGAAGGATCACGACCTTCCACCATCCTGTCTCCAGTTGGAAATCACCGAATCAGCCATCATGGACAACACGGAATCTGCCATTCGTTCACTCCACCGTTTACGTAAGGCGGGCATTCATTTTTCTATTGATGACTTCGGGACTGGATACTCTTCGCTATCACAGCTCCAACAATTGCCGGTTGATACCCTCAAAGTGGATCGCGCCTTTATCTCACGCATGAAAACAGACCCGGAAAATATGGAAATCGTCCGCGCCGTGATTGCCCTTGCTCATTCTCTTGAATTGAATGTCATTGCCGAGGGCGTAGAAGACCCGGACCAACTTTGTTCACTCATGGATCTCAATTGCCAATGTGTTCAAGGGTTTTTCTTCCACGAACCCATGACCAATGCAAAAGCTCTGGAACTCATTGAACGACGAACCACCCAAGGAAGCGGTTCTTCTCTAAACAAAGTGGCAGAAGCCAAACTCAACTGTAAAAAAAACAATAAACACGACTAA
- a CDS encoding nitroreductase family protein, with translation MFVNKDKCKQCGACLDECPFDLIVDGKDGFPKLRLAAKKTCIDCGHCVAVCPVGAVTLPEMPVTHGLSPDACLPLLKDLKVSSEQADQFLRGRRSVRSYKDKVVPEEVLNHLFRVSRFAPSAKNGQPARWIITRNPLATRRLAGLTVEYMATHSVFPGVVKNWEKGFDKILHGAPHVAVAHAPEDGFNPAEDCSLSAAYLELAAHSHGIGACWAGFLMEVAEGCCAIREMLGIPEGHGVYAALMLGYPKYRYKRIPARKDVEVTWLD, from the coding sequence ATGTTCGTAAATAAAGATAAATGCAAACAGTGTGGCGCTTGTCTGGACGAGTGTCCTTTTGATTTGATTGTTGATGGCAAGGATGGATTTCCCAAACTCCGTCTGGCTGCCAAGAAGACTTGTATTGATTGTGGACACTGTGTTGCCGTTTGTCCTGTAGGGGCTGTTACGTTGCCAGAAATGCCGGTTACGCATGGTTTATCCCCAGATGCCTGCCTCCCCTTGCTCAAGGACCTCAAGGTGTCATCGGAACAGGCTGATCAGTTTTTGCGAGGCCGTAGATCTGTTCGTTCGTATAAGGACAAGGTTGTTCCCGAAGAGGTGTTGAATCATTTGTTTCGTGTGTCCCGGTTTGCACCTAGCGCCAAGAACGGTCAGCCTGCCCGTTGGATCATAACGCGGAATCCATTGGCGACACGTCGTCTTGCCGGGTTAACCGTTGAGTACATGGCGACGCATTCTGTCTTCCCGGGCGTGGTCAAGAACTGGGAAAAGGGGTTCGATAAGATATTGCATGGTGCACCGCATGTGGCTGTTGCCCATGCCCCCGAAGATGGATTTAATCCCGCTGAGGACTGTTCGCTCTCTGCCGCCTATCTTGAGTTGGCAGCCCATTCTCATGGTATTGGAGCCTGTTGGGCTGGATTTCTCATGGAAGTGGCAGAAGGGTGTTGTGCCATACGAGAGATGCTTGGCATTCCCGAAGGCCATGGGGTGTATGCCGCCCTTATGCTTGGCTACCCCAAATACC
- a CDS encoding SDR family oxidoreductase encodes MTKTILITGATAGFGKAMAERYAAEGWQLILTGRRSDRLEQLQQDLAPAKIHTITFDIRDKDACFKAIEQLPAEFKAVDVLVNNAGLALGLDPAQSCDLTDWETMIDTNIKGLMYMTRALLPSMVERNQGHIVNLGSVAGTYPYPGGNCYGGTKAFVNHFSKNLLADLLGTKIRVSNIEPGLCESEFSVVRFKGDKNSADKVYQGTQPIKPEDIAEIVYWTTTLPAHININSLEVMPVDQAFSPFAINRK; translated from the coding sequence ATGACAAAGACAATTTTGATTACAGGTGCCACAGCCGGATTTGGAAAGGCCATGGCCGAACGTTATGCGGCTGAAGGATGGCAATTGATTCTTACAGGACGTCGAAGCGACAGACTGGAACAATTACAGCAAGATCTCGCTCCAGCCAAAATACACACGATCACCTTCGATATTCGCGACAAGGACGCGTGTTTCAAAGCAATTGAACAACTCCCTGCCGAATTCAAAGCCGTGGATGTTCTCGTCAACAATGCAGGTCTTGCACTCGGCCTTGACCCTGCCCAGTCCTGCGATCTCACAGACTGGGAAACCATGATCGACACCAACATCAAAGGGCTCATGTACATGACCCGCGCCCTACTCCCCTCCATGGTCGAACGCAATCAGGGCCACATCGTCAACCTCGGTTCCGTAGCCGGTACATATCCATACCCCGGCGGCAACTGCTACGGCGGCACCAAGGCGTTTGTGAACCACTTCTCCAAGAACCTTCTTGCCGACCTGCTTGGCACAAAAATCCGTGTCTCCAACATCGAACCAGGACTCTGCGAATCCGAATTTTCAGTCGTCCGCTTCAAAGGTGACAAAAACTCCGCCGACAAGGTCTACCAAGGCACCCAGCCGATCAAGCCCGAAGACATCGCCGAAATCGTTTACTGGACAACAACCTTACCCGCACACATCAACATCAACTCACTCGAAGTCATGCCCGTCGACCAAGCCTTCTCACCCTTCGCTATTAATAGAAAATAG
- a CDS encoding ABC transporter ATP-binding protein: MAEKTPILELKNVVSAYGRIQALKGISLKVYDGEIVSIIGANGAGKSTTLMTICNIIKAVEGDILYKGKRINDVGSEVLPTMGLCQVPEGRRIFPRLTVLENLDMGAFFRTDSANIKEDVERVFDLFPKLRERRKQLGGTLSGGEQQMLAMARALMSRPKVLLLDEPSMGLAPLLVKQIFDIVKMINSQGVTVVLVEQNANLALQAAQRGYVLETGKVVMEDDANNLLSNPDIRKAYLGE; the protein is encoded by the coding sequence ATGGCTGAAAAGACTCCTATACTGGAATTGAAGAATGTGGTTTCGGCTTATGGTCGTATTCAGGCACTGAAGGGCATTTCGCTTAAGGTCTATGATGGTGAGATTGTGTCTATCATCGGGGCCAACGGTGCCGGAAAGTCTACCACGTTGATGACGATTTGTAATATAATCAAGGCTGTGGAAGGTGACATCCTCTACAAAGGGAAACGTATTAACGACGTTGGTTCCGAGGTCTTGCCCACCATGGGGTTGTGTCAGGTTCCTGAAGGGCGGCGCATTTTTCCGCGTTTGACTGTGTTGGAAAACCTGGACATGGGCGCATTTTTCCGCACGGATTCAGCAAACATCAAGGAAGACGTGGAGCGTGTTTTTGACCTGTTTCCAAAACTTCGGGAGCGGCGTAAACAACTCGGTGGCACCCTGTCTGGTGGAGAACAGCAGATGTTGGCCATGGCGCGCGCTCTCATGAGTAGGCCTAAAGTTTTACTTTTGGATGAGCCGTCCATGGGATTGGCCCCATTGCTCGTCAAGCAGATTTTTGACATCGTGAAGATGATCAATAGTCAAGGCGTTACTGTGGTGTTGGTCGAGCAAAATGCAAACCTTGCTTTGCAGGCCGCACAGCGTGGGTATGTCTTGGAAACCGGTAAGGTGGTTATGGAGGACGACGCAAATAATTTGCTGTCCAATCCTGATATCAGAAAGGCATATCTCGGCGAATAG